One Pygocentrus nattereri isolate fPygNat1 chromosome 12, fPygNat1.pri, whole genome shotgun sequence DNA window includes the following coding sequences:
- the LOC108413143 gene encoding NLR family CARD domain-containing protein 3-like isoform X1: MASMSGPVQADIAVQDEGKVFAPMIVGNVFYGPCNIHSDSTTHQVITEAAATSTPGQDAPLHQTSASGDDYHDYSDASTNLKDSLKVEYERILDGNSLTGHRRYLNEVYTDLYIVENETGGVIQGHEVRQMEAFSSRPAGQEVPIHCNDIFKIQADGKRNRKVLTMGIAGVGKTVSVNKFILDWAERKENQDVVSVFPLPFRDLNLRKDTNVSLMELLQDCLPGSTEFDSLPLGDGKVMFIFDGLDECRFPLNFNNGGKLKDVNKKASVGSIITNLLKRNLLPSSLVWVTSRPAAAHLVPRDHIDQVTEVRGFNEKQKEEYFKRYCGEDLANKIMMHIKKSRSLYIMCHIPVFCWISATVLQPLTQDSNLKIPTTLTGMYIHFLVQQANQMKNKYLGSPRDIILKLGELAFCQLEKGNLVFYKEDLKACGIDISGGSVYSGVCTQIFKMEKRSSERMVYSFVHLSVQEALAAVHVFYSHRFHKKSPFVQTLKAGLKWCFKHSSYELHKAAVQRALQSENGHLDLFLRFLLGLAVKSNEANLQELLPGMRIASASMKNTVNYIKKKIRMSESSERTFNLFQCLSELEDDSLVSEVQNFLKSGDLSIKDLSSTQWAALVFVLLMSDETQEKFELNKYRESDEGLTKLLPVVKNTKNGLLDCCHLTEVSCGLLASVLSSNSSYLIELDLSNNDLQDSGVGQLSEGLRSSQCKLKTLKLSGCMITEEGCSSLASALDSNPSHLRELDLSYNHPGESGVRQLNERQNDPNFKLEILNTDHGGEERVKPGLRKYACELTLDADTAHTDLSVSDENRTVKWLKEKPPSPDHPDRFDSWSQVLSRESLSGRCYWEVEWSDMGVHIGVTYKGISRKGKGNECWFGQNDKSWSLDCTKEKYTARHSSNKTIISATGRCSYKIGVYLDWPAGRLSFYNVSSDTQKQKLSHLHTFFATFTEPLYTGFMVIDSTVTLCKLV; encoded by the exons ATGGCCTCCATGTCTGGCCCCGTCCAGGCTGACATCGCTGTTCAGGATGAAGGGAAAGTTTTTGCTCCCATGATTGTTGGGAATGTATTTTATGGTCCATGCAACATCCACTCTGACTCCACCACACACCAAG TGATCACGGAGGCAGCTGCTACCTCCACTCCAGGCCAGGATGCTCCGCTGCATCAGACTTCCGCAA GTGGTGACGACTATCATGATTACTCGGATGCCAGCACCAACCTGAAAGACAGCCTGAAAGTGGAATATGAGCGCATACTTGATGGGAATTCCCTGACTGGCCACAGAAGGTACCTGAACGAAGTCTACACTGATCTCTACATAGTGGAGAATGAGACAGGAGGAGTTATTCAGGGGCATGAAGTGAGGCaaatggaagcattttccaGCAGACCTGCTGGGCAGGAAGTTCCAATCCACTGCaatgacattttcaaaattcaaGCTGATGGTAAACGTAACAGAAAAGTGCTGACAATGGGGATTGCAGGAGTGGGCAAAACTGTCTCAGTCAACAAATTCATACTGGACTGGgctgagagaaaggagaaccAAGACGTCGTCTCAGTTTTCCCCCTTCCCTTCCGCGATCTGAACCTAAGGAAGGACACAAACGTCAGTTTGATGGAACTGCTCCAGGATTGTCTCCCAGGTTCTACAGAATTTGACTCTCTTCCACTGGGCGATGGTAAAGTCATGTTCATTTTCGATGGGCTTGACGAATGCCGCTTCCCTTTGAACTTTAATAATGGTGGGAAACTAAAAGATGTCAACAAGAAAGCATCAGTGGGCTCAATAATTACAAATCTCCTTAAGAGAAACCTTCTTCCCTCTTCTCTGGTTTGGGTAACCTCCCGGCCTGCCGCAGCCCATCTGGTACCCAGAGACCACATTGATCAGGTGACGGAGGTCCGAGGGTTCAACGAAAAGCAAAAGGAAGAATATTTTAAGAGATATTGTGGTGAAGACcttgcaaataaaataatgatgcaCATCAAAAAATCCAGGAGCCTTTACATCATGTGCCACATTCCAGTCTTCTGTTGGATCTCGGCCACAGTCCTTCAGCCGCTGACCCAAGACAGTAATCTGAAAATACCTACCACTCTGACTGGAATGTACATACACTTCCTAGTTCAGCAAGCaaaccaaatgaaaaataaatacctTGGCTCTCCCAGAGACATCATCCTAAAGCTTGGTGAACTAGCATTTTGCCAGCTTGAAAAGGGAAACCTGGTATTCTACAAGGAAGACCTTAAAGCATGTGGGATCGACATCAGTGGAGGGTCAGTGTACTCGGGAGTATGCACTCAAATCTTCAAGATGGAAAAGAGGTCTTCTGAACGAATGGTGTACAGCTTTGTACATCTGAGTGTTCAGGAAGCCCTTGCCGCTGTCCATGTGTTTTATTCACACAGATTTCATAAAAAAAGCCCATTCGTCCAGACTCTGAAAGCAGGATTAAAATGGTGCTTCAAACATTCCAGCTATGAACTTCACAAAGCTGCAGTTCAGAGGGCTTTGCAGAGTGAGAATGGACACTTGGACCTTTTCCTCCGCTTTCTCCTGGGTCTCGCTGTGAAGTCCAATGAGGCCAACCTGCAGGAGCTTCTGCCTGGAATGAGGATCGCATCAGCAAGCATGAAGAACACCGTCAACTACATCAAGAAGAAAATCAGAATGTCTGAATCATCAGAGAGGACCTTCAATCTCTTCCAATGTCTGAGTGAACTGGAAGATGATTCTCTTGTAAGTGAGGTCCAGAACTTCCTGAAGTCAGGAGATCTTTCCATAAAGGATCTCTCATCCACACAATGGGCAGCTCTGGTGTTTGTGCTGCTGATGTCAGATGAGACACAGGAGAAGTTTGAGCTGAACAAATACAGAGAATCGGACGAAGGATTGACGAAACTACTGCCAGtggtaaaaaacacaaaaaacggATT GCTTGATTGCTGCCATCTCACTGAGGTGAGCTGTGGATTACTGGCCTCAGTCCTCAGCTCAAACTCTTCATATCTTATAGAGCTGGACCTGAGCAATAATGACCTGCAGGACTCAGGAGTGGGGCAGCTCTCGGAGGGGCTGAGGAGTTCACAATGTAAATTGAAGACACTAAA GTTGTCTGGTTGTATGATCACAGAGGAAGGCTGTTCTTCTCTGGCATCAGCTCTGGACTCAAACCCCTCCCACCTGAGAGAGCTAGATCTGAGCTATAATCACCCAGGAGAGTCAGGAGTGAGACAACTaaatgagagacagaatgaTCCAAATTTTAAATTGGAGATACTCAA CACTGACcatggaggagaggagagggtcAAACCAGGACTGCGGAAAT ATGCCTGTGAGCTCACACTGGACGCAGACACTGCACACACAGATCTGTCAGTGTCTGACGAGAACAGAACGGTGAAATGGCTGAAAGAAAAGCCCCCGAGTCCTGATCATCCTGACAGATTCGATAGCTGGTCCCAAGTGCTGAGCAGAGAAAGCCTGTCTGGGCGCTGCTACTGGGAGGTGGAATGGAGCGACATGGGAGTTCATATCGGAGTGACCTATAAAGGAATCAGCAGGAAAGGTAAAGGTAACGAGTGCTGGTTTGGTCAAAATGATAAGTCCTGGAGTCTGGACTGCACGAAGGAGAAATACACGGCCAGGCACAGCAGTAATAAGACCATTATTTCAGCCACTGGTCGCTGCTCCTATAAGATCGGAGTGTATCTGGACTGGCCAGCGGGGAGGCTGTCCTTCTACAACGTCTCGTCTGACACACAAAAGCAGAAACTCAGTCACCTTCACACTTTCTTCGCCACGTTCACCGAGCCACTCTACACTGGCTTTATGGTGATCGATAGCACTGTGACTCTGTGCAAACTGGTCTAG
- the LOC108413143 gene encoding uncharacterized protein LOC108413143 isoform X2, giving the protein MASMSGPVQADIAVQDEGKVFAPMIVGNVFYGPCNIHSDSTTHQVITEAAATSTPGQDAPLHQTSASGDDYHDYSDASTNLKDSLKVEYERILDGNSLTGHRRLDCCHLTEVSCGLLASVLSSNSSYLIELDLSNNDLQDSGVGQLSEGLRSSQCKLKTLKLSGCMITEEGCSSLASALDSNPSHLRELDLSYNHPGESGVRQLNERQNDPNFKLEILNTDHGGEERVKPGLRKYACELTLDADTAHTDLSVSDENRTVKWLKEKPPSPDHPDRFDSWSQVLSRESLSGRCYWEVEWSDMGVHIGVTYKGISRKGKGNECWFGQNDKSWSLDCTKEKYTARHSSNKTIISATGRCSYKIGVYLDWPAGRLSFYNVSSDTQKQKLSHLHTFFATFTEPLYTGFMVIDSTVTLCKLV; this is encoded by the exons ATGGCCTCCATGTCTGGCCCCGTCCAGGCTGACATCGCTGTTCAGGATGAAGGGAAAGTTTTTGCTCCCATGATTGTTGGGAATGTATTTTATGGTCCATGCAACATCCACTCTGACTCCACCACACACCAAG TGATCACGGAGGCAGCTGCTACCTCCACTCCAGGCCAGGATGCTCCGCTGCATCAGACTTCCGCAA GTGGTGACGACTATCATGATTACTCGGATGCCAGCACCAACCTGAAAGACAGCCTGAAAGTGGAATATGAGCGCATACTTGATGGGAATTCCCTGACTGGCCACAGAAG GCTTGATTGCTGCCATCTCACTGAGGTGAGCTGTGGATTACTGGCCTCAGTCCTCAGCTCAAACTCTTCATATCTTATAGAGCTGGACCTGAGCAATAATGACCTGCAGGACTCAGGAGTGGGGCAGCTCTCGGAGGGGCTGAGGAGTTCACAATGTAAATTGAAGACACTAAA GTTGTCTGGTTGTATGATCACAGAGGAAGGCTGTTCTTCTCTGGCATCAGCTCTGGACTCAAACCCCTCCCACCTGAGAGAGCTAGATCTGAGCTATAATCACCCAGGAGAGTCAGGAGTGAGACAACTaaatgagagacagaatgaTCCAAATTTTAAATTGGAGATACTCAA CACTGACcatggaggagaggagagggtcAAACCAGGACTGCGGAAAT ATGCCTGTGAGCTCACACTGGACGCAGACACTGCACACACAGATCTGTCAGTGTCTGACGAGAACAGAACGGTGAAATGGCTGAAAGAAAAGCCCCCGAGTCCTGATCATCCTGACAGATTCGATAGCTGGTCCCAAGTGCTGAGCAGAGAAAGCCTGTCTGGGCGCTGCTACTGGGAGGTGGAATGGAGCGACATGGGAGTTCATATCGGAGTGACCTATAAAGGAATCAGCAGGAAAGGTAAAGGTAACGAGTGCTGGTTTGGTCAAAATGATAAGTCCTGGAGTCTGGACTGCACGAAGGAGAAATACACGGCCAGGCACAGCAGTAATAAGACCATTATTTCAGCCACTGGTCGCTGCTCCTATAAGATCGGAGTGTATCTGGACTGGCCAGCGGGGAGGCTGTCCTTCTACAACGTCTCGTCTGACACACAAAAGCAGAAACTCAGTCACCTTCACACTTTCTTCGCCACGTTCACCGAGCCACTCTACACTGGCTTTATGGTGATCGATAGCACTGTGACTCTGTGCAAACTGGTCTAG